The sequence below is a genomic window from Curtobacterium sp. MCPF17_002.
CCACATGCCGGCGTCCGCGTAGAGCGGCACGACGCCGAGCGCGACGAACGGCGAGAGCACCGCGCAGACCGCCGCGAGGACGAGCAGCCACCTCGCGGGGACCCGCAGGACCGGGATCGCGAGCAGGAAGAGCACGCCGTAGGTCGGCAGGATCACGTACACCGGTGTCTGCAGGGCCATCAGGAGCAGACCGATGGCGACCACGACCGCGGCACGGATCGCGAGCCGCGCGCGGACACGTCCGATCGCCGGTGGCCCCGGTGGGCGGGTCCGTCCACTCGTCAGGCCGATCGAGACGCCCGCGAGGACGGCGAACAACGACGAGGAACGGCCGTGCGCGACGGCGGCCCACGTGCCCGGGTCGGACCAGTCGAGCTGGTCCGCGATGCCGCCGACGTGGGTCGCCATCATGCCGAGCAAGGCCAGGGCGCGTGCGACGTCGACGCCCTGCAGTCGGATGCCGGAGACGGGCACACCCCGCATCGCGGTGCGCGGTGCGGGGTGTGCGGTCGTCATGACGGCGTCGAGTCGGCGAGTCAGCTCGTGCGGGCGTCGGCGTCGGCGGGGGCCTGCGCGACAGTGTTCGCAGCGTCGGCGTCGCCGTGCGGGGCCACGGCGTCGGCGCGGCCGAGGGAGACCTCGACCATCTCGTCACGCGGGACGACCTTGATGCGCTCGCGCCCGGCAGCCTGGCCGAGGGCGAGCTCGTGGGCGTCGAGGTTGTGCCAGCCGTCCAGGTCGGTGTACTCGACCCCGCGGGCGGCGAGGAGTGCCGGGACGGCGCCCTCGGAGGTGTCCTCGGGCGTCCACCAGCTCGCCTGGTCGTTGACGATGTGCTGCACGGTCTCCATCGCGTCGGACTTCGTGTGCCCGATGAGGCCGACCGGCCCGCGCTTGATCCAGCCGGTGGCGTACACGCCGGGGATCTGCTGGTTGTCGTCGTCCAGGACCTGGCCCTCGTGGTTCGGGATGACCCCGTGGCGCTCGTCGAACGGCACGCCCGGCAGCGATGAGCCGAAGTAGCCCACTGCACGGTAGGCCGCCTGGACCGGGATCTCACGGATCTCGCCGGTGCCCTCGACGCCGCCCTGCCCGTTCGGACGGGTGCGCTCGTACCGGATGGCGGTGAGGCGGCCGTCCTCGCCGACGAACTCGAGGGGCTTCGCGTAGAAGTGCAGGTGCAGGCGGCGGCTCGCCTGCCCGGTCTCCCGGGTGCGCCACTGCTCGAGCACGCGGTTCATCACCATGACCTGCTTGTTCGTGGCGATGGCGTTCTTCGAGGCCTCGTCGTGGTCGAAGTCCTCGTCGTAGACGATCATGTCGACGTCGCGGAGCTCGCCGAGCTCGCGGAGCTCGAGCGGGGTGAACTTCACCTGCGCGGGTCCGCGACGGCCGAAGACGTGCACGTCGGTGACCGGGGAGGCCTTGAGTCCCTGGTGGACGTTCGCCGG
It includes:
- a CDS encoding FAD-dependent oxidoreductase, coding for MPTLRVAIVGAGPAGIYAADILLREAHGHDVSIDLFEQLPAPYGLVRYGVAPDHPRIKGIVNALRDVLDRGVVRLFGNVRFGEDITLDDLRKHYHAVVFSTGAIKDADLDVPGVELEGSYGAAEFVSWFDGHPDVPRTWPLTAESVAVIGNGNVALDVSRILAKHADDLLPTEIPANVHQGLKASPVTDVHVFGRRGPAQVKFTPLELRELGELRDVDMIVYDEDFDHDEASKNAIATNKQVMVMNRVLEQWRTRETGQASRRLHLHFYAKPLEFVGEDGRLTAIRYERTRPNGQGGVEGTGEIREIPVQAAYRAVGYFGSSLPGVPFDERHGVIPNHEGQVLDDDNQQIPGVYATGWIKRGPVGLIGHTKSDAMETVQHIVNDQASWWTPEDTSEGAVPALLAARGVEYTDLDGWHNLDAHELALGQAAGRERIKVVPRDEMVEVSLGRADAVAPHGDADAANTVAQAPADADARTS